The bacterium genome includes the window GCCGGCGTTTCCCGCGTCCTTCGACTGCAGGAGCACGGGCGTGTCCGGGTTCTCGCCCTTCACGAGTTCGGTGAACGCGAACCCGGCCTCCGCGTCGAGCGCGCCGCCCCTGGGGAAACGCACGTCGCTTATGATGCCGAGGAGGTTGTCGCGGTATTTTTCGAACAGCTCCACCGCCTCCTCGTAGCTGCCCGCCATGAGTATCTTGGGCCTGCGCCTCATCATGCGGAGCTTCTCGTCCGCGGTCGCTCCCTCGAAGACCAGCGAGCGCGTCTGCTCCATTATCTCGGTGTATATGAGCGGCAGGTAGTCGCTGTAGAAATGCGGCGAGTCCTCGACGAGGATGATGGCCCGCACGTCCTCCTTCAGGCAGTCGTGCTCCGCGTTGACGCGGTCCTCGAGGCACTTGATGATCGCCAGGAAGATGCGCGTGTCGCCGTGCCAGTTGAAGACCTTGTCTATGGCCGGGCTTTCCCGCCGCTTCTTCGTCCTCCCTCCGCTTCCCATCTCAGGGGTGAGCAGGACCACGGGGAGGTCGGGTTTCAGCTCCTTTATCTTTGCGGCCATGTCGAAGACGCTTCGCCCCTTGCCGACCCTCTGGCTCGTGATCACCAGGTCGAAGTCGTGCTCCTCCACCGCGGCGATGGCCTCCTCGGCGGTGGAGGCGTGGGAGATCGACGGCGCGCTCGTCAGGTGCAGGATCGTGTATTCGTCCGATATTCTGTCCGCGAGCAGCCCCTCCTCTTCTATTATATAGAGGTCGTACGGGCTGGAGACGAAGAGCACGTCGTTGATGCGCCAGGACATGAGGCGCGTGGGTTCGAGGCCGTAATAGGACATGGGCGCATATTAAGCAGATACCGTGTTCGAGGGCAACAGGAAGGGAGAGTCGATCATTTGGGGTTGCGGTTTTTTCTCCGTGTGTTTATCTCACCCTCCGAATCGGAGGATCTCTATGGACAGGCTCAACCTCACCAGGTCAAAACAGCTATGGAGCGAGGCCCTCGACCTCGTGCCCGGGGGCGTGCTCGGCATCCGCAGGCCGTATAATTTCGTGGAGGGCGAATATCCTTATTTCCTCTGCGAGGGCAAGGGCGGCAGGGTCTGGGACCCGGACGGCAACGAGTACATCGATTTCCTCTGCGCGTACGGGCCCATCATACTCGGTCATCGCGAGCCTGAGATCGACGAGGCGGTGGCAGCGCAGATGAAGAAGGGCTTCTGCTTCAACCTCTGCCAGCCGACGCAGAACGAGCTCTTCAAGAAGTTGAAGCAGATCATCCCCTGTTTTGAGCAGGGGTTCACGGTCAAGACCGGCTCCGACGGCACGACCTCCGCGGTGCGCCTGGTGCGCGGGTTCACGGGCCGGGACAAAATAATCCGCTGTGGGTACCATGGCTGGCATGATTGGTGCGTGGAGATCCACGGCGGCGTGCCGAAGCACGTGCTCGAGGATACGCTGGAGTTTAAGTACAACGACCTCGATGCGCTGGACAAGCTGCTCGTCGAGAACAAGGGGCAGGTCGCGGGGATAATCATCACCCCGGTCGGCCATCCGCTGGCAAAGCCGGTGGAGGCGCCGAAGCCCGGCTTCCTGGAGGGGGTGCGGAGGCTCGCGGATCAGCACAAGGCGGTGCTGGTCTTTGACGAGGTGCGCACCGGTTTCCGCGTTTCGCTGGGCGGCGCGCAGGCGCGCTACGGGGTCACGCCGGACCTGGCGATATTCGGCAAGGCGATCGCGAACGGCTATCCCATCGGGATCGTCTGCGGCCGCAGGGATATCATGAAGCCTCTTGCCGAGAACCAGGTCTTCATCTCCTCCACTTTCTTCCCCAACGGCCTCGAGATCGTGGCCGCCCTGAAGACTATCGAGATACTGGAGCGCGAGAGGGTATGCGACAGGATCTGGGAGCGCGGGACAAAGTTCATGGCGGACGTGAAGGAGATCGTGGGCTCATCCGGCGTCGCAGCGGAGCTCTCCGGCATCCCGCCCATGCCCTATATCACCTTCAAGGCCGACCCTGAGAAGAAATACAAGGAACGGCGCAAACTCTTC containing:
- a CDS encoding aminotransferase class III-fold pyridoxal phosphate-dependent enzyme, yielding MDRLNLTRSKQLWSEALDLVPGGVLGIRRPYNFVEGEYPYFLCEGKGGRVWDPDGNEYIDFLCAYGPIILGHREPEIDEAVAAQMKKGFCFNLCQPTQNELFKKLKQIIPCFEQGFTVKTGSDGTTSAVRLVRGFTGRDKIIRCGYHGWHDWCVEIHGGVPKHVLEDTLEFKYNDLDALDKLLVENKGQVAGIIITPVGHPLAKPVEAPKPGFLEGVRRLADQHKAVLVFDEVRTGFRVSLGGAQARYGVTPDLAIFGKAIANGYPIGIVCGRRDIMKPLAENQVFISSTFFPNGLEIVAALKTIEILERERVCDRIWERGTKFMADVKEIVGSSGVAAELSGIPPMPYITFKADPEKKYKERRKLFFTECIRRGLFMQPYHHSYIMHRHTDGDLNEAKGIIKDSLSEVAKKY